Proteins co-encoded in one Hyla sarda isolate aHylSar1 chromosome 4, aHylSar1.hap1, whole genome shotgun sequence genomic window:
- the LOC130367103 gene encoding protein spinster homolog 1-like, with protein sequence MASPQDPLLKEEEEAMEDHSDMNVEKGDIPERQNLPSLSVMSTARSIITVVILAFVNLLIYANRSSVAGVLPYIQKAYDTNASLSGLLNTLFIGSYVLVAPIAGYLGDHCNKKYTVCAGVIIWLSMTLTLSFIPDGYFLLFLLTSGLVGAGEATFCTIAPSIIADLFTSDQRTRMLNVFYSVIPVGCGLGYIIGPKVTDAARGGWHWAFRVTPGLGLIAVALMILVTKEPPRATTNGKKNNKSQKFAKWATDLKKLFKNRSLMLTTMGSTAVSFIVGAIGVWGPSYLTHARTLLQEKDPCRAEPCDYHDILIFGVVTVVSGILGVVAGSEISKRYRKSNPRADPLVCGCAMMLSAPFLLLALTFGNISLVATNIFIFIGETLLSVNFTLISDIILKVVTPWRRSSALAVQMTIYHLLGDAGSPYLIGLISDTYEQGYAKSPLLKYRSLEYALMTCTIMAVIGGAFFMATALFIERDEKEAEMESEPPSSSSSSLLPADEDRASD encoded by the coding sequence atggcctctccacaagacccattgctgaaggaggaggaagaagcaatggaggaccatagtgatatgaatgtagaaaagggcgatatccctgagaggcagaacctgccatctctaagcgtgatgtccaccgcacgttccatcatcaccgtagtgatcctcgcctttgttaatttgctcatctatgcaaatcgctccagcgtggcgggggtgctgccttatatacagaaagcttatgacaccaatgctagtctgtccggcttattgaatacattgttcattggaagctacgtgctggtcgcaccaattgccggatatttgggcgaccactgtaataagaaatatactgtttgcgcaggagtcatcatttggctgagcatgacacttaccctgtcgtTTATCCCTGATGGgtatttcctgctcttcctgctgacgagtggactggttggagccggagaggcgactttctgcaccatcgccccctccatcattgcagacctttttacaagtgaccagcggacccgcatgctgaacgtgttttactcagtcatacctgtaggctgcggactaggatacatcatcgggcccaaagtgactgatgcagcaaggggcggttggcactgggcgtttcgggtcacccctggcctgggcctcatagctgtggctttgatgattttggtcacaaaggagcctCCAAGagcgactacaaacgggaagaagaacaacaaatcccagaagtttgctaaatgggcgacagatctgaaaaaactatttaaaaatcgaagtttgatgttaaccaccatgggatcgacggctgtatccttcatagtgggagccataggtgtatggggtccgtcatatctgacccacgcacgaacactcctacaagagaaggacccttgccgtgctgaaccgtgtgactatcacgacatcctaatatttggtgtggttacagtcgtttccggcattctgggagttgtagcagggtcggagataagtaaaagatatcgcaaatccaacccacgggcggacccgcttgtgtgtggctgcgcgatgatgctctccgccccctttcttctgttggcattgactttcggcaacatcagcctcgttgccaccaacatcttcatcttcatcggagagacgcttctgtcagtaaatttcacccttatatctgacattatactaaaagtagtaactccgtggaggagatcttcagccctggccgtgcagatgacaatctatcacctcctaggtgacgccggcagcccatacctcatcggcctgatatctgataCCTACGAACAAGGATATGcaaaatcccctcttctgaaataccgcagcctggagtatgccctcatgacctgcaccataatggcagtcatcggaggggccttcttcatggccacggccctatttatagagagggacgaaaaagaagcagagatggaatctgaacctccatcatcctcctcctcctcactgcttcctgccgatgaggaccgcgcttcagactga